A region of Candidatus Eremiobacterota bacterium DNA encodes the following proteins:
- a CDS encoding prepilin-type N-terminal cleavage/methylation domain-containing protein: MGALRTNGRLAKGKLYRRPSRGFTLLELLTVLFIIATLAAIMVPNVRRALWKTQAVSCKANLKNLATAVTLYGNDYDQNYPATLSKVTPTYIKIIPSCNATSTDTYTAGYEISDDFRAFTISCKGTNHASYGYGADEPYYNNSIGIMPSE, from the coding sequence ATGGGAGCTCTCAGAACCAATGGCCGGCTGGCGAAGGGGAAGCTCTACCGCCGCCCTTCAAGAGGGTTCACTCTGTTGGAGCTTCTTACAGTGCTCTTCATAATCGCCACCCTTGCCGCCATCATGGTCCCCAATGTGAGGCGAGCCCTATGGAAGACGCAGGCAGTCTCATGCAAGGCAAACCTCAAGAACCTTGCCACGGCTGTAACTCTTTATGGTAATGACTACGATCAGAATTACCCGGCGACGCTCAGCAAGGTGACGCCCACTTACATAAAGATTATTCCCTCGTGCAACGCCACGAGCACCGATACCTACACGGCCGGCTACGAGATCTCCGACGATTTCCGCGCTTTCACCATAAGCTGCAAGGGGACTAACCATGCCTCCTATGGGTACGGCGCCGATGAGCCCTATTACAACAATTCGATAGGCATCATGCCTTCCGAGTGA
- a CDS encoding SGNH/GDSL hydrolase family protein: protein MKNNRAALFKALTFIVLACFFLMVFSLYYTVKAYDFYRRNRQDYHGDSFIREDALIGFSQKGGIFMEHITAPAYRVYTDSRGARVSESRKGSAAPGHVDILATGCSFTWGHGVDDCDTFCRQIEKKTGLSVYNVGLASYGTTAALLSIDRFSDLKPGIVLYTFINDQVQRSMLPGAPCLSPYCRPVAFVDFDSDGNPFIAKPLSASDDYFRYMEEVMLDHSFGLKDIYWAVKRDMLFLAKKDRATLEKKYMEKAGDETCRRRAMEFLMDRMVARCRDMHARLVVCYVPYMGDDPSVPGVDGPDKAFLSAIKKHREARSLYFADTTGDFEKYIREKGKKPLMAGGVDGHPSPEGHRIIAEALIPLIRNIREKGAIQDSHRGP from the coding sequence ATGAAAAACAACCGCGCGGCGCTCTTTAAGGCCCTCACCTTCATTGTGCTGGCCTGCTTTTTCCTTATGGTGTTCTCGCTTTATTACACCGTGAAGGCCTACGATTTCTACCGCAGGAACAGGCAGGATTACCACGGAGACTCATTCATCAGGGAAGACGCCCTTATCGGCTTCTCACAGAAGGGCGGCATCTTCATGGAGCATATCACGGCGCCGGCTTACAGGGTCTATACCGACTCAAGGGGCGCCCGGGTAAGTGAAAGCCGGAAAGGGAGCGCTGCTCCGGGACACGTTGATATACTTGCCACGGGATGCTCCTTCACATGGGGCCATGGAGTCGATGACTGCGACACTTTCTGCAGGCAGATCGAGAAAAAGACAGGCCTCTCGGTCTATAACGTGGGCCTCGCAAGCTACGGGACCACTGCCGCCCTGCTTTCAATAGACAGGTTCAGCGACCTGAAGCCGGGGATTGTGCTCTATACCTTCATCAATGACCAGGTGCAGCGCTCGATGCTCCCCGGTGCGCCTTGCCTCTCGCCTTACTGCAGGCCTGTTGCCTTTGTTGACTTTGACAGTGACGGCAATCCCTTCATCGCAAAGCCCCTCTCTGCGTCGGACGATTATTTCCGCTACATGGAGGAGGTGATGCTCGACCATTCCTTCGGGCTCAAGGATATTTACTGGGCGGTGAAAAGAGATATGCTGTTCCTCGCAAAAAAAGACAGGGCAACTCTTGAGAAAAAATACATGGAGAAAGCCGGCGACGAAACCTGCAGGAGAAGGGCCATGGAATTCCTTATGGACAGGATGGTCGCGCGATGCAGGGACATGCATGCCCGCCTTGTGGTGTGCTATGTTCCCTATATGGGCGACGATCCCTCCGTACCGGGTGTGGACGGCCCCGACAAGGCCTTCCTGTCGGCCATCAAAAAGCACAGGGAGGCCCGTTCACTTTACTTTGCTGACACTACGGGAGATTTTGAAAAATATATCAGGGAAAAGGGGAAGAAACCTCTCATGGCAGGCGGAGTTGACGGCCATCCCAGTCCTGAGGGACACCGCATCATAGCAGAAGCCCTCATCCCTCTCATCAGAAATATAAGGGAAAAGGGAGCCATACAGGATAGTCACCGGGGACCGTAG
- a CDS encoding NAD+ kinase — MEGFDKIVVVTRKTRLEGLMERFVTAAQAKFYIEHAGGDFSEYREEHDTYMRSREQVLRALDMVLKLQVIDRGLVPTYLFASRDIVVTIGQDGLVANTAKYVAGQPIVAVNPDPGRIDGVLLPFRPQDARGEIERILKGRAHLRKVTLAEAQLNDGQRLLAFNDLFIGASSHVSARYHIRWRGKKEPHSSSGVIVSTGAGSTGWLSSLFTMTRGIAAFLGGESPGGITMTWDEERLIFVVREPFVSRHSKADTVAGILERAEVLELESLMPSGGVIFSDGIEADYLAFNAGALVRVKAAEQSACLAAREAGR, encoded by the coding sequence GTGGAAGGATTTGACAAGATTGTCGTCGTGACGAGGAAAACGAGGCTCGAGGGGCTCATGGAGCGCTTTGTCACCGCGGCCCAGGCCAAGTTTTACATAGAGCACGCGGGGGGCGATTTCTCTGAATACAGGGAGGAGCATGACACCTATATGAGGTCCAGGGAGCAGGTCCTCCGCGCCCTTGACATGGTCCTCAAGCTCCAGGTCATTGACCGCGGGCTTGTACCCACCTATCTTTTCGCCAGCAGGGACATAGTGGTGACCATCGGGCAGGACGGCCTCGTGGCAAACACGGCCAAGTACGTGGCGGGGCAGCCCATCGTGGCGGTGAATCCTGATCCCGGGCGCATTGACGGCGTGCTCCTGCCCTTCAGGCCTCAGGATGCCCGCGGTGAAATCGAGCGAATCCTCAAAGGCAGGGCGCACCTCAGGAAAGTGACGCTTGCCGAGGCTCAGCTCAACGACGGCCAGAGGCTTCTCGCCTTCAATGACCTCTTTATAGGGGCGTCAAGCCATGTCTCCGCCAGATACCATATCAGGTGGCGGGGGAAGAAGGAGCCCCATTCCTCGAGCGGGGTCATAGTCTCGACCGGTGCCGGCTCGACGGGGTGGCTCTCGTCACTCTTTACGATGACCAGGGGCATCGCCGCATTTCTTGGGGGGGAAAGCCCCGGCGGGATTACCATGACCTGGGATGAGGAAAGGCTCATTTTCGTGGTGAGGGAGCCCTTTGTGAGCAGGCATTCAAAGGCTGATACTGTGGCAGGTATACTGGAGCGCGCAGAGGTGCTCGAGCTTGAATCCCTGATGCCTTCGGGGGGAGTGATTTTCAGTGACGGAATAGAGGCTGACTACCTGGCCTTCAATGCCGGGGCCCTCGTGAGAGTGAAGGCGGCGGAGCAGAGCGCCTGCCTCGCAGCAAGGGAGGCAGGCCGCTGA
- a CDS encoding alpha/beta hydrolase-fold protein has product MSMIDTLRIKSAILDNERDIFVLLPPGYHEEKASYPVFYMHDGQNIFSTHGNWFKKWNIDHEMEKLYRDGAANKMIIVGVTHLNKREYEFTPTFDALVNSGGGSLHYLRFLAEELKPLIEDRYRVKGDREHTAIGGSSLGGIITLQAAISSSDVFSRFAVVSPSMWWDFGVMLEKVRAWTPRPGTIKLWVDIGMKEGPGSLLLDDILKEIYNPVNFCRVLCNLLLSKGFKLKKTLMYTEDPEGLHDEHAWGRRFPDMVKFFFPLAHESAAQGAMKKAREVVADK; this is encoded by the coding sequence ATGAGCATGATTGACACTTTAAGGATAAAATCCGCCATTCTGGATAATGAAAGGGACATCTTTGTACTCCTTCCCCCGGGCTACCACGAAGAGAAAGCCTCATACCCCGTCTTTTACATGCATGACGGGCAGAACATATTTTCCACCCATGGAAACTGGTTTAAAAAGTGGAATATCGACCATGAGATGGAGAAGCTTTACCGTGACGGGGCCGCCAATAAGATGATTATTGTCGGCGTCACCCATCTCAACAAAAGGGAGTACGAGTTCACCCCCACCTTTGACGCCCTGGTGAACTCAGGGGGCGGCTCCCTTCACTACCTCCGGTTTCTGGCAGAGGAGCTGAAGCCTCTCATTGAGGATCGCTACCGTGTCAAGGGAGACAGGGAGCACACTGCCATCGGCGGCTCATCGCTGGGCGGCATCATTACGCTCCAGGCTGCCATAAGCAGCAGCGACGTCTTCAGCAGGTTCGCCGTGGTATCACCTTCAATGTGGTGGGATTTCGGCGTGATGCTCGAGAAGGTAAGGGCCTGGACTCCCCGTCCCGGCACTATCAAGCTCTGGGTGGACATAGGCATGAAGGAAGGTCCAGGCTCCCTGCTTCTTGATGATATTCTCAAGGAGATTTACAATCCCGTCAATTTCTGCAGGGTTCTCTGCAACCTCCTTTTATCGAAAGGCTTCAAGCTGAAGAAGACCCTGATGTACACCGAGGATCCTGAAGGCCTCCACGATGAGCATGCCTGGGGAAGACGGTTCCCGGATATGGTGAAGTTCTTTTTTCCCCTGGCCCATGAAAGCGCAGCACAGGGCGCCATGAAAAAGGCGAGGGAAGTGGTGGCTGACAAGTGA
- the glgA gene encoding glycogen synthase GlgA — protein sequence MNVLMISSEMTPYIKTGGLADVVGALPVALQRRGNQVAVVLPLYGDIDTGRFPMEFFHGPMGVWMGGGQEWCAVHRSFKDGVPVYFIEHNEFFGRHGLYNDRAMRDYKDNPLRFSFLARAALQLCLDKGFRPDVVHAHDWQTALAPAYLRTWNWHNSVLDNVRSLLTIHNLAYQGLYHKSNYPYFGIGWDHFTFNKFEHDDAINLLKGGIYFADVVNTVSPTYAHEITSPQRGYGLDGNLRMKGDHFGGILNGADYDVWSPEHDHYLPHHYDIDNRHGKWLNRRLLQQHFGLHQDDNVPIFGVVGRFAAQKGYGLLASVLEPMLNNMYMQFVILGTGEKDLEVFYNHMAHKYGDMVGAHIGFSEDLAHLIEAGSDFFIMPSLFEPCGLNQMYSLRYGTLPIVRATGGLNDTVENYDQNTGGGTGFKFYDFSAHALYHTVEWAVATYFDRKHHMESLIRNAMSRRFTWDMSAEQYEHAYRVACGW from the coding sequence ATGAACGTCTTAATGATCTCTTCAGAAATGACCCCCTACATCAAGACGGGAGGACTTGCCGACGTGGTGGGGGCGCTCCCCGTGGCGCTCCAGCGGAGAGGCAACCAGGTGGCCGTCGTGCTTCCCTTGTACGGTGATATTGATACAGGCCGTTTTCCCATGGAGTTTTTCCATGGCCCCATGGGAGTATGGATGGGAGGAGGCCAGGAATGGTGTGCCGTGCACCGATCCTTCAAGGATGGCGTCCCCGTGTATTTCATAGAACATAACGAGTTCTTCGGCCGCCATGGCCTTTACAATGACCGCGCAATGAGGGATTACAAGGATAATCCACTCCGGTTCTCCTTCCTCGCGAGGGCGGCCCTTCAGCTCTGCCTTGACAAGGGCTTCAGGCCTGACGTGGTCCATGCCCATGACTGGCAGACTGCCCTCGCGCCCGCTTACCTGCGCACATGGAACTGGCACAACTCGGTGCTTGACAATGTGCGCTCCCTCCTCACTATTCACAACCTCGCCTACCAGGGCCTCTATCACAAGAGTAACTACCCCTACTTCGGCATAGGCTGGGATCATTTCACCTTCAACAAGTTTGAGCATGATGACGCCATCAATCTCCTCAAGGGAGGCATCTATTTCGCCGACGTCGTGAATACGGTAAGCCCCACTTACGCCCATGAGATCACCTCGCCGCAGAGGGGCTACGGCCTCGACGGGAATCTCCGCATGAAAGGGGACCATTTCGGAGGGATACTGAACGGCGCCGATTATGACGTGTGGTCACCCGAGCATGACCACTATCTGCCCCACCACTACGATATTGACAACCGCCATGGGAAATGGCTGAACCGGCGCCTGCTCCAGCAGCACTTCGGCCTTCACCAGGATGACAACGTGCCCATATTCGGCGTGGTGGGCCGCTTTGCGGCCCAGAAGGGTTACGGCCTTCTCGCGAGCGTGCTGGAGCCGATGCTCAACAATATGTATATGCAGTTCGTGATCCTGGGCACCGGCGAAAAGGACCTTGAGGTCTTTTACAACCACATGGCCCATAAATACGGCGACATGGTGGGGGCCCACATCGGATTCTCCGAAGATCTTGCTCACCTCATTGAGGCGGGAAGCGACTTCTTCATCATGCCGAGCCTCTTTGAGCCATGCGGCCTCAACCAGATGTACTCGCTCCGCTACGGCACCCTCCCCATCGTGAGGGCCACCGGCGGCCTCAACGACACCGTGGAGAACTATGACCAGAACACCGGGGGCGGCACAGGCTTCAAGTTCTACGACTTCTCCGCCCATGCCCTTTATCATACCGTCGAGTGGGCAGTGGCCACCTATTTTGACAGGAAACATCACATGGAGAGTCTTATCAGGAATGCCATGTCCAGGCGGTTCACCTGGGACATGAGCGCAGAGCAGTATGAGCATGCTTACAGAGTAGCGTGCGGATGGTAA
- a CDS encoding aldehyde ferredoxin oxidoreductase C-terminal domain-containing protein codes for MMAWYGYRGKILDIDLSSRTAKALELDAIEAQNFIGGAGLNAWLLYKSFRPDITPLSPENPLIFGAGPLTATSYPASSRSTFTALSPLTGIFGDANGGGYFATMVRQAGYDHLIVRGASDRPCYILIGRKGECTIEEAGDLWGMDVPETDRVLGERHKGSMAASIGTAGEKLVSYANILTRGGGNSWSRTGMGAVMGSKRLKAIVANGREKIMLHDEEGFKSLSEKIKHLSQTDTRSMVFSRWGTVMQISLFAAMGLLYGNNLSHRLSLKEAGRIGITPFSRETDFTVQGCYRCPLKCEKRYTLKNNPHKGEEGHKYELGYACSLGFNVGINNVNEVLHLADVCNTLGLDMVEFSSSAATAIELFREGILKHADTDGIELDWNRPAAVEALARKVAKREGIGDLLAGGVRKMAETLGGDAHKFAIHFKGLSEPAHDSPPFLLSFSVATRGGDHLKGMPILLLDGENRELAATLFGATKETMDLYSNGDKGRAIWWHENYKTMIDSLGICFFLATVLLPAGNLTAAQCAEAYRAATGYQKGGRDLFLAGERAYLVEKAINARLGVDRSRDCMKARQEAGSWGSSANLDHPGMLDEYYHYRGCSQEGLLLGERLKEAGLTAVAKDLEREGKLGKEPVYSVYRSLALAYREPPAAPGKKAGESLKEKVTSNKKLMETLTGDGVVNTAIKSVEIKRSLRKFSEKYGTSLLVGAGTAAAAYGIWHLFSRDKEKTGEKAARRLKEDSL; via the coding sequence ATGATGGCCTGGTATGGATACCGGGGAAAAATACTGGACATCGATCTTTCGTCAAGGACCGCGAAGGCCCTTGAGCTTGATGCCATAGAGGCGCAGAACTTCATCGGAGGAGCAGGCCTCAATGCCTGGCTCCTCTACAAGTCCTTCAGGCCTGATATAACGCCCCTCTCGCCTGAAAATCCCCTTATTTTCGGTGCGGGCCCCCTCACGGCCACCTCCTACCCTGCCTCGTCGCGCTCGACGTTCACAGCCCTCTCGCCCCTCACGGGAATCTTCGGTGACGCCAACGGCGGGGGCTATTTTGCCACGATGGTGCGGCAGGCCGGCTATGACCACCTTATCGTGCGGGGAGCAAGCGACAGGCCCTGCTATATTCTCATAGGAAGAAAAGGGGAGTGCACCATTGAAGAGGCCGGGGATCTCTGGGGAATGGACGTGCCTGAAACTGACAGGGTGCTTGGAGAGAGACACAAGGGAAGCATGGCGGCGTCAATAGGAACGGCCGGTGAAAAGCTGGTGAGCTATGCAAACATTCTCACGAGAGGCGGCGGAAACTCCTGGTCCAGGACAGGGATGGGCGCCGTCATGGGCTCAAAGAGACTGAAGGCAATTGTGGCCAACGGCCGTGAAAAAATCATGCTCCACGACGAGGAAGGCTTCAAGAGCCTTTCTGAAAAAATCAAGCACCTCTCCCAGACCGATACGCGGTCCATGGTCTTTTCGCGGTGGGGCACCGTGATGCAGATCAGCCTTTTCGCGGCAATGGGCCTCCTTTACGGGAACAACCTCAGCCACCGCCTCTCCCTCAAAGAGGCCGGCAGGATCGGCATCACCCCCTTTTCCAGGGAAACTGATTTTACGGTCCAGGGCTGCTACCGGTGCCCCCTCAAATGCGAAAAGCGCTATACTCTCAAGAACAATCCTCATAAAGGGGAAGAAGGCCACAAATATGAGCTCGGCTATGCCTGCTCGCTGGGATTCAACGTGGGAATAAACAACGTCAACGAGGTGCTCCACCTCGCCGACGTATGCAACACCCTCGGGCTTGACATGGTGGAATTCAGCTCTTCAGCGGCAACGGCCATTGAGCTCTTCAGGGAGGGTATCCTGAAGCACGCCGATACCGACGGCATCGAGCTTGACTGGAACAGGCCTGCGGCCGTGGAAGCCCTCGCAAGGAAGGTGGCCAAACGCGAAGGCATCGGCGATCTCCTCGCGGGGGGCGTGCGGAAGATGGCCGAGACGCTTGGCGGGGATGCGCACAAGTTTGCCATCCATTTCAAGGGACTGAGCGAGCCGGCCCACGACTCGCCGCCATTTCTCCTCAGTTTCTCGGTGGCAACAAGAGGTGGCGATCATCTGAAGGGCATGCCCATCCTGCTGCTGGATGGCGAAAACCGGGAGCTTGCGGCCACGCTTTTTGGCGCCACCAAGGAGACAATGGACCTGTACTCCAACGGGGACAAAGGCCGCGCCATCTGGTGGCATGAGAACTACAAGACCATGATTGACTCTCTCGGCATATGCTTCTTTCTTGCCACGGTGCTGCTGCCGGCGGGGAACCTCACAGCGGCGCAGTGCGCGGAGGCTTATCGCGCCGCCACGGGGTATCAGAAGGGAGGCCGGGATCTTTTCCTCGCGGGAGAGAGAGCCTACCTCGTGGAGAAAGCCATCAATGCCCGCCTTGGCGTGGACAGGTCCCGGGACTGCATGAAGGCCCGCCAGGAAGCCGGCTCGTGGGGCAGCAGCGCCAACCTGGACCACCCGGGAATGCTTGATGAATACTACCATTACCGGGGATGCTCCCAGGAAGGCCTCCTGCTCGGGGAACGGCTGAAGGAGGCGGGGCTTACAGCGGTGGCAAAAGACCTGGAGCGCGAGGGGAAGCTTGGCAAAGAGCCTGTTTACTCGGTGTACAGGTCCCTTGCCCTTGCCTACCGTGAGCCGCCGGCAGCGCCGGGGAAAAAAGCCGGAGAGTCGCTCAAGGAGAAGGTCACTTCCAATAAGAAGCTGATGGAGACTCTCACGGGCGACGGCGTGGTGAATACCGCCATAAAGAGCGTGGAGATAAAGCGCTCCCTCAGGAAGTTCTCGGAAAAATACGGAACGTCGCTCCTTGTAGGCGCAGGGACCGCCGCTGCAGCTTACGGGATATGGCACCTCTTTTCCCGCGACAAGGAGAAGACGGGGGAAAAGGCGGCCAGGAGGCTGAAAGAGGATTCCCTCTAG
- a CDS encoding SPFH domain-containing protein, producing MFGIKYLKSAPTTYIFHYGGGRLRRQGPGLSFFYYAPASVIVSVPLASHDLPFVFQEVTRDFQALTVQGQISYRVLDAGRLSALLDYSIYPDGTYLSDDPTLLEKRLVDYTQIAARSLIQGMMLREALVSVEKISAEVIKTLKESEQVALLGTEIMSFSITSARPSPEMARALEAEAREALQGKADEAIYERRNAAVLQERRIKESELATELAVEEKRRQIRESQMAADIAVEEQRSQLISRRVENDRSEADARAYALEATLKPVKDVDWRTLMAFGAGSSDPGVMIAMAFRELAENAGKIGELNVSPDLLKTLLGKGK from the coding sequence ATGTTTGGAATCAAGTATCTCAAATCTGCACCCACGACTTATATCTTTCATTATGGGGGGGGGCGCCTCAGGCGCCAGGGCCCCGGCCTCTCCTTTTTCTATTACGCCCCTGCTTCCGTCATAGTCTCGGTGCCCCTGGCAAGCCATGACCTCCCTTTTGTCTTCCAGGAAGTGACGCGGGATTTCCAGGCCCTCACTGTCCAGGGGCAGATCTCATACAGAGTGCTCGATGCAGGCCGACTTTCGGCCCTGCTGGATTACAGCATATACCCCGACGGGACCTACCTCTCTGACGATCCCACCCTGCTGGAGAAACGGCTCGTCGATTACACCCAGATAGCGGCCCGGTCGTTGATCCAGGGAATGATGCTCAGGGAGGCCCTGGTAAGTGTCGAGAAGATCTCGGCAGAGGTGATAAAAACCCTCAAGGAGTCTGAGCAGGTGGCCCTCCTTGGCACGGAGATAATGAGCTTTTCAATCACCTCGGCAAGGCCTTCGCCGGAGATGGCAAGAGCCCTGGAGGCTGAAGCGAGGGAAGCCCTCCAGGGGAAAGCCGATGAGGCCATTTATGAAAGAAGGAATGCCGCCGTGCTCCAGGAGAGGCGCATCAAGGAAAGTGAGCTTGCCACCGAGCTTGCTGTCGAGGAAAAGCGCCGCCAGATCCGCGAGTCGCAGATGGCAGCAGACATTGCCGTTGAGGAGCAGCGCTCCCAGCTCATTTCCAGGCGTGTGGAAAATGACCGTTCTGAGGCCGATGCCCGTGCCTATGCCCTGGAGGCGACCCTCAAGCCGGTAAAGGATGTTGACTGGAGGACTCTCATGGCTTTCGGGGCAGGCAGCAGCGACCCGGGTGTCATGATTGCCATGGCCTTCAGGGAGCTTGCCGAGAATGCCGGCAAGATAGGAGAGCTGAACGTGAGCCCCGATCTTCTCAAGACTCTTCTGGGAAAGGGGAAGTGA
- a CDS encoding Type 1 glutamine amidotransferase-like domain-containing protein, with protein MAEEKAPAAPPAHPAGNVEAPPAAEEKPPYPRLFQDKVLGWIFLNGNVSKEEDLVKMCREQIQNPRHFEPAINESKKVLLVTAAFQKGHEHQDRHLIEMFEHVSIDARWDKDFPRNIQNLSVWTMFNTFKEREHWLYRKYTEKQDQIKAIKQDYLVKNSHYVESVHQMAKDLGRTYPNLTIFDFYHIGSFSDDPDMFVTNVDKEAATRKLMDLRGLSGSPFDRDLCKEIRALVDHLVFKDQEIFSICQFIEEYFLEESGIQRSQLYQEQRNDLKERLLSSATIFIFGGRTYVLVNRLRFYRLSEFFKEALSLGTNLYGISAGTICQMDRFYLNLERFTPGGYLRAADRGMGLVEGLWVTPHAEDYAYIREAHPDALSFFALRQKNGVMVGLSEKAVLLYERYRDPLDGTIYKRYTSIGDEPVLIFGIRGIKHEMARNSQIILEGTKFFEGKAMVGDEKDIDDLEKAWREKRMAGAATKE; from the coding sequence ATGGCCGAAGAAAAAGCTCCCGCAGCCCCACCTGCCCACCCCGCCGGAAACGTTGAGGCACCGCCGGCGGCAGAAGAAAAGCCGCCCTACCCGAGGCTCTTCCAGGATAAGGTCCTCGGGTGGATATTCCTGAACGGCAATGTCTCAAAGGAAGAAGACCTCGTGAAGATGTGCCGCGAGCAGATCCAGAATCCCCGCCATTTCGAGCCTGCCATCAACGAGAGCAAGAAGGTGCTCCTTGTGACGGCGGCATTCCAGAAAGGCCACGAGCACCAGGACCGGCACCTCATCGAGATGTTCGAGCACGTCTCCATCGATGCGAGATGGGATAAAGACTTTCCCAGGAACATCCAGAACCTGTCGGTGTGGACCATGTTCAATACCTTCAAGGAGCGGGAGCACTGGCTTTACAGGAAATACACGGAAAAACAGGACCAGATCAAGGCCATCAAGCAGGATTACCTGGTAAAGAACAGCCATTACGTCGAAAGCGTCCACCAGATGGCGAAAGACCTGGGAAGGACCTATCCCAACCTCACCATATTTGACTTCTACCATATCGGCAGCTTCTCCGATGATCCCGACATGTTTGTGACCAATGTGGACAAAGAGGCGGCCACAAGAAAGCTCATGGACCTCAGAGGCCTTTCGGGAAGTCCATTTGACAGGGATCTCTGCAAGGAGATCAGGGCCCTGGTAGATCACCTGGTCTTCAAGGACCAGGAGATTTTTTCCATCTGCCAGTTCATCGAGGAGTATTTCCTTGAGGAGAGCGGCATCCAGCGCTCGCAGCTCTACCAGGAGCAGCGCAATGACCTCAAGGAGCGACTGCTCTCGAGCGCCACCATATTCATATTCGGCGGCAGGACTTATGTCCTCGTGAACAGGCTGCGCTTCTACCGGCTGAGCGAGTTTTTCAAGGAGGCCCTTTCCCTGGGTACCAACCTTTACGGCATCAGCGCCGGTACCATCTGCCAGATGGACAGGTTCTACCTGAACCTCGAGCGCTTCACTCCCGGCGGCTATCTGAGGGCCGCCGACAGGGGGATGGGACTCGTGGAAGGGCTCTGGGTCACCCCCCACGCCGAAGACTATGCCTATATCAGGGAAGCTCACCCTGACGCCCTTTCATTCTTCGCCCTGCGCCAGAAAAACGGCGTAATGGTGGGGCTGAGCGAAAAAGCCGTCCTTCTTTACGAGCGCTACCGTGATCCCCTTGACGGCACTATTTATAAGCGCTACACCTCCATCGGTGACGAGCCTGTGCTCATCTTCGGCATCAGGGGCATCAAGCACGAGATGGCCAGGAACTCACAGATCATCCTAGAGGGCACCAAGTTCTTTGAAGGAAAGGCCATGGTAGGAGATGAAAAGGACATTGACGACCTTGAGAAGGCATGGAGAGAGAAGAGAATGGCCGGCGCCGCCACGAAGGAATGA